A genomic stretch from Seriola aureovittata isolate HTS-2021-v1 ecotype China chromosome 13, ASM2101889v1, whole genome shotgun sequence includes:
- the cmpk2 gene encoding UMP-CMP kinase 2, mitochondrial: MARRTASLLPQWSSRIFSVELDGAPHYFAIKEKHRGEEVPRLFTLKARHYERCYSLLVCSSDRVRRAKFYGELKDKLLRHLSPESDLSPMSSFLPDVKDSLVRGYFFKGDSQSSSSTERLLQELIQRDPVLVCSYLRGEDGQLWTQRLWPPAESQMTEMSKDYYVVPSEAPKYHPSVLNIVNSDVFYSFEEAYEVLKKCGDIIPEAKSVLELLPSGAETRSKPDFPVIVIEGLDATGKTTLTESLRDTLEAVLLQSPPQCLSPWRARFDQEPPLIRRAFYALGNYITAEQIGQQGMKTPVIVDRFWHSTAAYAIATAVSGPLSNLPAEGSEVYRWPSDLLQPNLVVLLTLDPEERKRRLRNRGQGKTEEEQELDHNQLFRLRVEEAYRRISGPSCITVDASPSADQVLQQVLLLIRGKCHL, translated from the exons ATGGCGCGGCGAACAGCATCTCTTCTCCCTCAGTGGTCCTCTCGTATTTTCTCAGTGGAGCTGGATGGAGCACCTCACTATTTTGCAATTAAAGAAAAGCACCGGGGAGAAGAAGTGCCGCGGCTGTTCACATTAAAGGCACGACACTATGAGCGGTGTTACTCTCTCCTGGTCTGCAGCAGCGACAGAGTCAGGAGAGCGAAGTTCTACGGGGAGTTGAAGGACAAACTGCTGAGACACTTGTCTCCAGAGAGTGATTTGTCTCCCATGTCCTCGTTCCTGCCGGACGTCAAGGATTCTCTCGTCAGGGGGTATTTCTTCAAAGGTGATTCACAGAGTTCCTCCTCGACAGAACGACTTTTGCAAGAGTTAATACAGCGTGACCCGGTGCTGGTGTGCTCATACTTGAGAGGTGAAGATGGTCAACTGTGGACTCAGCGTCTGTGGCCACCTGCAGAGAGCCAGATGACGGAAATGTCAAAGGATTACTATGTGGTACCCTCAGAGGCGCCAAAATACCACCCATCTGTTCTCAACATCGTCAACTCGGATGTGTTCTACAGTTTTGAGGAGGCCTATGAAGTCCTAAAAAAG TGTGGTGACATCATCCCAGAGGCCAAGTctgtgctggagctgctgccCAGCGGAGCGGAGACCAGAAGCAAACCAGACTTCCCTGTTATTGTCATAGAAGGCCTGGATGCCACAG GAAAGACCACTTTGACTGAGTCTCTGAGGGATACTCTGGAAGCCGTTCTTCTGCAGTCCCCTCCCCAGTGCCTGTCCCCCTGGAGGGCCCGCTTTGATCAGGAGCCACCCCTCATCCGCAGGGCCTTCTACGCTCTGGGGAACTACATCACAGCAGAACAAATAGGCCAGCAGGGCATGAAGACACCTGTCATCGTTGACAG ATTCTGGCACAGCACAGCAGCCTATGCCATCGCCACAGCAGTGAGCGGTCCATTGTCCAACCTGCCGGCTGAAGGTTCGGAGGTGTACCGTTGGCCCAGTGACCTGCTCCAGCCCAATCTGGTGGTCTTACTCACTCTGGAccctgaggagaggaagaggaggctgaGGAACAGAGGtcaaggaaagacagaggaggagcaaGAGCTGGACCACAACCAGCTTTTCAGACTCAG agtGGAGGAGGCTTACAGGAGGATCAGTGGCCCATCTTGCATCACTGTGGATGCTAGTCCTTCTGCAGACCAAGTGCTCCAACAAGTGCTGCTTTTAATTAGGGGCAAATGCCACTTGTAA
- the rsad2 gene encoding S-adenosylmethionine-dependent nucleotide dehydratase RSAD2 isoform X1 produces the protein MQACPAAVYLRSISVHCANRAKRNTVSMKMILSSVVVPPKLLLQLCLSTLHLIFVSIFSTVRRWTAGDCNGTNSPDRALDGSKVQTTTPTSVNYHFTRKCNYKCGFCFHTAKTSFVLPLEEAKRGLKLLKESGMEKINFSGGEPFLHEKGEFLGKLTQYCKQDLQLPSVSIVSNGSMIKEKWFQKYGDFLDILAISCDSFDDATNQMIGRAQGRKSHLDNLYKICNWCKQYKVAFKINSVINTFNIDEDMTEHINELNPVRWKVFQCLLIDGENAGEAALREAERFVISDQQFQEFLGRHSGVSCLVPESNEKMRNSYLILDEYMRFLDCREGRKDPSRSILDVGVKDAICFSGFDEKMFLKRGGKYVWSKADMKLNW, from the exons A tGCAGGCGTGTCCGGCAGCTGTCTATTTAAGAAGCATCAGCGTCCACTGTGCAAACAGAGCCAAGCGTAATACGGTTAGTATGAAGATGATCCTTTCCTCTGTGGTCGTACCTccgaagctgctgctgcagctctgcctcagcACCCTGCACCTCATCTTTGTGAGCATCTTTTCAACAGTTCGGCGCTGGACAGCAGGAGACTGCAACGGAACAAACTCGCCTGACAGGGCACTGGACGGAAGTAAAGTCCAGACAACAACTCCAACAAGTGTCAACTATCATTTTACACGCAAGTGTAAttataaatgtggattttgtttccacactgcaaaaacatcCTTCGTCCTGCCTCTAGAAGAAGCCAAGAGGGGCCTCAAACTTCTGAAGGAATCAG GCATGGAAAAGATCAACTTTTCAGGAGGAGAGCCTTTCTTGCACGAAAAGGGAGAGTTTCTGGGGAAATTAACTCAGTACTGCAAACAGGACCTGCAGCTCCCCAGTGTCAGCATCGTCAGCAATGGAAGCATGATCAAAGAAAAATGGTTCCAGAAATATG GTGACTTTCTGGACATCTTGGCCATTTCCTGTGACAGTTTTGATGATGCAACCAACCAGATGATCGGGAGAGCTCAGGGAAGGAAGAGCCACCTTGACAACCTCTACAAGATTTGCAACTGGTGCAAGCAGTATAAAGTGGCGTTCAAAATCAACTCGGTCATCAACACCTTCAACATTGATGAAGACATGACAGAGCACATCAACGAGCTCAACCCAGTCCGCTGGAAG GTATTCCAGTGTCTGTTGATTGATGGGGAGAATGCAGGAGAGGCAGCCCttagagaggcagagaggttCGTCATCAGCGACCAGCAGTTTCAGGAGTTCCTGGGTAGACACAGCGGCGTCTCCTGCCTTGTCCCTGAGTCCAATGAGAAG ATGAGAAACTCCTACCTAATCCTGGATGAATAT ATGCGTTTCCTGGACTGTcgagagggaaggaaggaccCATCCAGGTCCATCCTTGATGTGGGAGTAAAAGACGCCATTTGCTTTAGTGGCTTTGATGAAAAGATGTttctgaagagaggagggaaataTGTGTGGAGCAAAGCTGACATGAAGCTTAACTGGTGA
- the rsad2 gene encoding S-adenosylmethionine-dependent nucleotide dehydratase RSAD2 isoform X2: protein MKMILSSVVVPPKLLLQLCLSTLHLIFVSIFSTVRRWTAGDCNGTNSPDRALDGSKVQTTTPTSVNYHFTRKCNYKCGFCFHTAKTSFVLPLEEAKRGLKLLKESGMEKINFSGGEPFLHEKGEFLGKLTQYCKQDLQLPSVSIVSNGSMIKEKWFQKYGDFLDILAISCDSFDDATNQMIGRAQGRKSHLDNLYKICNWCKQYKVAFKINSVINTFNIDEDMTEHINELNPVRWKVFQCLLIDGENAGEAALREAERFVISDQQFQEFLGRHSGVSCLVPESNEKMRNSYLILDEYMRFLDCREGRKDPSRSILDVGVKDAICFSGFDEKMFLKRGGKYVWSKADMKLNW from the exons ATGAAGATGATCCTTTCCTCTGTGGTCGTACCTccgaagctgctgctgcagctctgcctcagcACCCTGCACCTCATCTTTGTGAGCATCTTTTCAACAGTTCGGCGCTGGACAGCAGGAGACTGCAACGGAACAAACTCGCCTGACAGGGCACTGGACGGAAGTAAAGTCCAGACAACAACTCCAACAAGTGTCAACTATCATTTTACACGCAAGTGTAAttataaatgtggattttgtttccacactgcaaaaacatcCTTCGTCCTGCCTCTAGAAGAAGCCAAGAGGGGCCTCAAACTTCTGAAGGAATCAG GCATGGAAAAGATCAACTTTTCAGGAGGAGAGCCTTTCTTGCACGAAAAGGGAGAGTTTCTGGGGAAATTAACTCAGTACTGCAAACAGGACCTGCAGCTCCCCAGTGTCAGCATCGTCAGCAATGGAAGCATGATCAAAGAAAAATGGTTCCAGAAATATG GTGACTTTCTGGACATCTTGGCCATTTCCTGTGACAGTTTTGATGATGCAACCAACCAGATGATCGGGAGAGCTCAGGGAAGGAAGAGCCACCTTGACAACCTCTACAAGATTTGCAACTGGTGCAAGCAGTATAAAGTGGCGTTCAAAATCAACTCGGTCATCAACACCTTCAACATTGATGAAGACATGACAGAGCACATCAACGAGCTCAACCCAGTCCGCTGGAAG GTATTCCAGTGTCTGTTGATTGATGGGGAGAATGCAGGAGAGGCAGCCCttagagaggcagagaggttCGTCATCAGCGACCAGCAGTTTCAGGAGTTCCTGGGTAGACACAGCGGCGTCTCCTGCCTTGTCCCTGAGTCCAATGAGAAG ATGAGAAACTCCTACCTAATCCTGGATGAATAT ATGCGTTTCCTGGACTGTcgagagggaaggaaggaccCATCCAGGTCCATCCTTGATGTGGGAGTAAAAGACGCCATTTGCTTTAGTGGCTTTGATGAAAAGATGTttctgaagagaggagggaaataTGTGTGGAGCAAAGCTGACATGAAGCTTAACTGGTGA